Proteins from a single region of Crassaminicella profunda:
- a CDS encoding GntR family transcriptional regulator: MFQIDLTSRKPIYEQVMNQFKQLIIKEVLGADEKIPSVRELAKQLTINPNTIQKAYRELERQGYVYSVKGRGNFVCGKIRKVDEEKLNKLKKQIQNSLSELIYLGIEKEELIELIETTYSTIKGGSKND; this comes from the coding sequence ATGTTTCAAATCGATTTAACGAGCAGAAAGCCCATATATGAACAAGTGATGAATCAATTTAAGCAATTAATTATAAAGGAAGTACTTGGTGCGGATGAAAAAATCCCTTCCGTAAGAGAATTAGCAAAACAACTTACAATTAATCCCAACACCATACAAAAGGCCTATCGGGAGTTAGAAAGACAAGGATATGTGTATTCTGTTAAGGGCCGAGGAAATTTTGTTTGTGGGAAAATAAGAAAGGTAGATGAAGAAAAATTGAATAAATTAAAAAAGCAAATTCAAAACTCCTTATCTGAACTAATCTATTTAGGAATAGAAAAAGAAGAATTGATTGAATTAATTGAAACAACCTATTCAACCATCAAGGGAGGAAGCAAAAATGATTGA
- a CDS encoding Rpn family recombination-promoting nuclease/putative transposase: protein MHKKRVIEDPFIMSPKVDFAFKLLFGDPKNIDLLKALLIAILKVPKDEFEDLTIINNELQREFAEDKKGILDVRAKTKDGKEIDIEIQVLSTKYMAERTAYYWSKMYTNQIKSGDTYDKLKKCITINIVDFECIPLDKIHTSYHITEDETGYRLTEVLEIHYLELAKLKNINIKKDENEAITQWMEFIDAKSREVMEMLSQKNKDIKKAYDMLQVISKDEKARMAYEAREAEIHDQMTRIKTAREEGIEKGEKKKAIKIAQNLLKMGLFIEQVAQASELTVEEVEKIKKKMIH from the coding sequence ATGCATAAGAAAAGAGTAATAGAAGATCCTTTCATCATGTCACCAAAAGTAGATTTTGCCTTTAAGCTATTATTTGGTGATCCTAAAAATATAGACTTACTAAAAGCATTATTAATTGCAATACTAAAAGTACCAAAGGATGAATTTGAAGATTTAACAATCATCAATAATGAATTACAACGTGAATTTGCAGAAGATAAAAAAGGTATATTAGATGTAAGAGCAAAAACAAAAGATGGCAAAGAAATTGATATAGAAATCCAAGTACTATCAACAAAATATATGGCAGAAAGAACAGCTTATTATTGGTCAAAGATGTATACTAACCAAATAAAATCTGGGGATACATACGACAAACTAAAAAAATGTATAACCATAAACATAGTAGACTTTGAATGCATCCCACTAGATAAAATCCACACAAGCTATCACATCACAGAAGATGAAACAGGCTATAGATTAACAGAAGTACTTGAGATCCATTATTTAGAATTAGCTAAGCTTAAAAATATCAACATAAAAAAAGATGAAAATGAAGCAATAACCCAATGGATGGAATTTATAGATGCAAAATCTAGGGAGGTGATGGAAATGCTATCTCAAAAAAATAAAGATATTAAAAAAGCCTATGATATGCTACAAGTTATTAGTAAAGATGAAAAAGCAAGAATGGCTTATGAAGCAAGAGAAGCAGAAATTCATGACCAAATGACAAGGATTAAAACAGCTAGAGAAGAAGGAATAGAAAAAGGTGAAAAGAAAAAAGCAATAAAAATAGCACAAAATCTATTAAAAATGGGATTGTTTATTGAACAAGTAGCACAGGCTTCAGAACTTACTGTGGAAGAAGTAGAAAAAATTAAGAAGAAAATGATTCACTAA